From Lujinxingia vulgaris, a single genomic window includes:
- a CDS encoding 4a-hydroxytetrahydrobiopterin dehydratase — protein MPPALLDEASIDARLKKLNGWRRDGDAIKRELHFDSFMDAIAFIKRIAPLADAADHHPELFNVYDRVELTLTTHDAGGLTAKDFDLAEAIDAVVT, from the coding sequence ATGCCCCCTGCCCTGCTCGACGAAGCCTCCATTGATGCGCGACTCAAGAAGCTCAACGGCTGGCGACGCGATGGCGATGCCATCAAGCGTGAGCTCCACTTCGACAGCTTCATGGACGCGATCGCCTTCATCAAGCGCATCGCACCGCTGGCCGATGCTGCTGACCACCACCCCGAGCTCTTCAACGTCTACGACCGCGTCGAGCTCACGCTGACCACCCACGACGCCGGGGGCCTGACCGCGAAAGATTTTGACCTTGCCGAGGCGATCGACGCGGTCGTCACCTGA
- a CDS encoding serine/threonine-protein kinase, whose product MTAIDATLPEAGDLIGGRFRILEVLGTGGFGTVYRAVQENIGRDVALKFLTPVVAKDPINVERFRREAFHVSQLRHPNTITLYDYGQTEDGLAYMVMEFLEGDALGDIIQSQGGLGWARAAHVYIQVLKSLSEAHRRGLVHRDLKPENIFLCEMFGERDYVKVLDFGVAKMTLADSEDEGDGEEALTRAGRIFGTPLYMAPEQACAEPITPATDVYALGLLLFEMVTGLPPVTGRNRMDVIHKQIRDPVPELSEEMEATPMGVLIRKACEKDPTVRYPDAAALLDGFLDAMQAMGIKPSPQGGGSRPEVSASHIVPQEVQGAFRHTSTTEESSAAIDETVLTTLPESAGRTVSEEIDATHLIEVPSARPEPPPLPRGAPRVEIKRIARQEPAPAEAARPSYPFQARAHSRPRFDLPLIGRDREFDQLVGLVRSVKQLGSGQVVLLEGEGGVGKTHLVHAVMSALSDEAVDYSTAAFRRRSLPMEGLREVLAGLWGVSHSERMQVDTTVRQDLRQLGGFSDSEISAIVDFLRPRVMEAGDLAQAESGVLFARLERLILRLAERRPLVLALEDVQYADSGSLAFLEYFAVTMRTQACPVVVILTMRPEERGLNPDLEDHLRTIGANVGVSFSRQRLRRLSGKALSVFLDSILPLESRLKERVGWLSQGVPLHAIQIIRYLQNENNLARQGSRWSLKSGNPRKIELPPDLMELMALRVEQAIHKHRDKPELRRVLEWLSVLGMRVPVDLLKAALERFESMELEDLDRELGALSEEAIARQSLHQNVICVEFENSLLREALLKELREQWTTRGMHQGAAQLKQSFYGERQLEVPLVEIADHWRQAGELERYRDTLSAAAKRSMNRFDQRGARDRYRELLGLLESREERGDLWTEANLAMAELARRFGEFGLAEEHYRRVVDADSARGAERSRSLRGFAHLLTIQSRFDEATHLYSQALDYSQQIQDVPGVAKALIGLSRVHLTQADALAGQQVRDRLEMMLSTLDDAEVGGKVLLHLAEAAQRRGDHDRRYDYLKKARASFEASQDRQGLSDALIALGGALMAPSLNAPDRFEKAEQTLREALELKRTIGDRHGLAEAFRQLGQLKLETEDFAQAEGLLQQGLNIHQALGTPFNIGASHNAMGILMVMTRRYAQAERHFDAAAEVFGRMGDQVAISQPLLNKGIVLINQRRFAEAQTILREARRLKESLGTSWGLFDLRNNLALVDMWHGELESAERTLRETLRHVDAQGTAEDRAKARSLMGLLQCFLSRLQMAALELGRARADAEDLDMPRVEVFCQANAAFYALLTESHSAYESLIAEVDGHEILAELDREIWLDVLGQLATHSAEQSPSRQAARQLRAVATVWQRYGRAEQTRELLSLADKLDEEFAPRQ is encoded by the coding sequence ATGACAGCAATCGACGCCACTCTTCCCGAGGCGGGGGATCTGATCGGGGGGCGCTTTCGCATCCTGGAAGTGTTGGGGACCGGGGGGTTTGGCACGGTCTACCGAGCCGTCCAGGAGAATATCGGGCGAGATGTGGCGCTGAAGTTTCTGACGCCCGTTGTGGCGAAGGATCCGATCAACGTGGAGCGCTTTCGGCGCGAGGCATTCCACGTCAGCCAGCTTCGTCACCCCAACACGATCACGCTCTACGACTACGGCCAGACCGAGGACGGCCTGGCGTATATGGTCATGGAGTTTCTGGAGGGGGACGCGCTCGGCGACATCATCCAGTCGCAGGGCGGGCTGGGCTGGGCGCGGGCCGCACACGTCTACATCCAGGTACTCAAAAGCCTCTCCGAAGCGCACCGCCGGGGGCTTGTCCACCGCGACCTCAAACCCGAAAACATTTTCCTCTGCGAGATGTTCGGCGAGCGAGACTACGTCAAGGTATTGGACTTTGGCGTGGCGAAGATGACGCTGGCGGATTCCGAAGATGAGGGGGACGGGGAGGAGGCGCTGACGCGGGCGGGCCGAATCTTTGGCACCCCCTTGTATATGGCCCCGGAGCAGGCGTGCGCCGAGCCGATCACGCCGGCGACGGATGTGTATGCGTTGGGATTGTTGCTCTTCGAGATGGTCACCGGGCTGCCGCCGGTAACAGGGCGCAACCGCATGGATGTCATCCATAAGCAGATTCGCGATCCCGTCCCGGAGCTCTCCGAAGAGATGGAAGCGACGCCGATGGGCGTTCTTATTCGAAAGGCCTGCGAGAAAGACCCGACGGTGCGCTATCCGGATGCCGCCGCTCTGCTCGACGGCTTTCTCGACGCCATGCAAGCGATGGGAATCAAACCTTCGCCGCAGGGCGGCGGGAGTCGACCGGAGGTTTCGGCGTCGCATATCGTGCCACAAGAGGTTCAGGGGGCGTTTCGGCACACGAGCACCACGGAAGAGTCCAGCGCAGCTATTGATGAGACGGTGCTGACGACGTTGCCGGAGAGCGCCGGCAGGACTGTGAGCGAAGAGATCGACGCGACCCACTTGATCGAGGTGCCCTCGGCGCGTCCTGAGCCACCGCCCTTGCCGAGAGGTGCGCCCCGGGTCGAGATCAAGCGCATCGCTCGCCAGGAGCCGGCTCCGGCGGAAGCTGCACGTCCCAGCTACCCCTTCCAGGCCAGGGCGCATTCTCGTCCACGCTTCGATCTTCCCTTGATCGGTCGCGATCGCGAGTTTGATCAGCTCGTGGGCCTGGTGCGTAGCGTAAAGCAGCTGGGCTCCGGGCAGGTGGTCTTGCTCGAAGGTGAAGGGGGCGTGGGAAAGACCCACCTGGTTCATGCCGTTATGAGCGCGCTGAGCGACGAGGCGGTGGATTACTCGACGGCCGCGTTTCGGCGACGCTCCTTGCCGATGGAAGGGTTGCGTGAGGTCCTTGCCGGGCTCTGGGGCGTCTCGCATAGCGAGCGGATGCAGGTCGATACGACCGTTCGCCAGGATTTGCGCCAGCTGGGCGGGTTTTCCGACAGCGAGATCAGCGCGATCGTCGACTTTTTGAGGCCGCGCGTTATGGAGGCCGGCGACCTGGCCCAGGCGGAGTCCGGCGTGCTCTTTGCGAGGCTGGAGCGCCTTATCCTTCGTCTGGCCGAGCGCCGCCCGCTGGTGTTGGCGCTGGAGGATGTCCAGTACGCCGACAGCGGCAGCCTGGCGTTTCTGGAGTACTTTGCGGTTACGATGCGTACTCAGGCCTGTCCGGTCGTCGTCATCCTGACAATGCGGCCGGAAGAGCGAGGGCTTAACCCCGATCTTGAGGATCATCTGCGTACGATCGGGGCGAATGTCGGGGTTAGCTTCTCTCGTCAGCGGTTGAGGCGGCTCTCGGGCAAGGCGCTCTCGGTCTTTCTGGACTCGATCCTCCCCCTTGAGTCGCGGCTCAAGGAGCGCGTGGGCTGGCTTAGCCAGGGCGTGCCGTTGCACGCGATTCAGATCATTCGCTACCTGCAAAACGAGAACAACCTGGCGCGTCAGGGCTCGCGGTGGAGTCTTAAAAGTGGCAACCCCCGAAAGATCGAGCTCCCTCCGGACTTGATGGAGTTGATGGCCCTTCGCGTCGAACAAGCCATCCACAAACACCGCGACAAGCCCGAACTTCGCCGGGTGCTGGAGTGGCTCAGCGTGCTGGGCATGCGCGTGCCCGTCGATCTGCTTAAAGCGGCTCTGGAGCGCTTTGAGTCAATGGAGCTCGAGGACCTGGATCGCGAACTCGGTGCGCTGAGCGAAGAGGCGATCGCTCGCCAGAGCCTGCATCAGAACGTGATCTGTGTAGAATTTGAGAACAGCTTACTGCGCGAGGCACTTCTCAAAGAGCTCCGAGAGCAGTGGACCACGCGTGGCATGCACCAGGGCGCCGCCCAACTCAAGCAGAGCTTCTACGGGGAGCGTCAGCTGGAGGTTCCCCTTGTCGAGATCGCTGACCACTGGCGTCAGGCCGGTGAGTTGGAGCGCTACCGCGACACCCTGAGCGCTGCAGCGAAGCGCTCAATGAACCGGTTTGACCAACGCGGCGCGCGAGATCGCTACCGTGAGTTGCTCGGCCTGCTGGAAAGTCGCGAAGAGCGCGGTGACCTCTGGACCGAAGCCAACCTCGCCATGGCTGAGTTGGCCCGACGTTTTGGCGAATTCGGGCTGGCCGAGGAACATTACCGCCGGGTCGTCGATGCCGACAGCGCGCGGGGCGCAGAGCGCAGCCGATCCCTGCGTGGTTTCGCACACCTGTTGACCATTCAGTCGCGTTTTGATGAGGCGACACACCTCTACAGCCAGGCGCTGGACTACAGCCAGCAGATTCAGGATGTCCCCGGCGTTGCCAAAGCCCTCATCGGGCTGTCGCGGGTTCACCTGACGCAGGCCGACGCGCTGGCAGGTCAGCAGGTCCGTGACCGTCTGGAGATGATGCTATCGACCCTGGACGATGCCGAGGTCGGCGGCAAAGTGCTGCTCCATCTGGCGGAAGCAGCTCAGCGTCGAGGTGATCATGACCGGCGCTACGACTATCTGAAGAAGGCAAGAGCGTCCTTTGAGGCCTCTCAGGATCGCCAGGGCCTGAGCGACGCGTTGATCGCGCTGGGAGGTGCCCTGATGGCGCCGTCGCTCAATGCGCCTGACCGCTTCGAGAAAGCCGAACAGACGCTGCGCGAGGCGCTTGAGCTCAAACGCACGATTGGTGACCGCCACGGTCTCGCAGAAGCGTTTCGACAGCTCGGGCAACTCAAGCTGGAGACCGAAGATTTCGCCCAGGCCGAGGGCCTGCTCCAACAAGGGCTGAATATTCATCAGGCCCTGGGCACGCCGTTCAATATCGGTGCCTCGCATAATGCGATGGGCATCCTGATGGTGATGACGCGGCGCTACGCACAGGCCGAACGCCACTTTGATGCCGCAGCCGAGGTGTTCGGGCGCATGGGCGATCAGGTGGCAATCTCCCAGCCCCTGTTGAATAAAGGGATTGTCCTCATCAATCAGCGCCGCTTCGCCGAGGCTCAAACCATCCTCCGCGAGGCTCGCCGACTCAAAGAGAGTCTCGGCACGAGTTGGGGGCTGTTTGACCTGCGCAATAACCTGGCGCTGGTGGATATGTGGCACGGAGAGCTGGAGAGCGCCGAACGAACCCTGCGCGAAACGCTGCGTCACGTGGACGCCCAGGGCACCGCTGAGGATCGGGCGAAAGCTCGCAGCCTGATGGGGTTGTTGCAGTGCTTTTTGAGTCGCCTGCAGATGGCCGCCCTGGAATTGGGGCGCGCCCGCGCCGACGCCGAAGACCTGGACATGCCCCGCGTGGAAGTCTTCTGCCAGGCAAACGCCGCGTTTTATGCCCTGCTGACCGAGTCGCATAGCGCGTACGAGTCGCTTATCGCGGAGGTCGATGGTCACGAGATCCTGGCCGAACTCGACCGGGAGATCTGGCTGGATGTGCTCGGTCAACTCGCCACGCACAGCGCGGAACAATCCCCCTCGCGGCAGGCCGCGCGTCAACTGCGTGCTGTCGCCACCGTCTGGCAACGCTACGGCCGTGCCGAGCAGACCCGTGAGCTACTCAGCCTTGCAGATAAACTTGACGAGGAGTTCGCTCCTCGCCAGTGA
- a CDS encoding exodeoxyribonuclease III, producing the protein MKVYSWNVNGLRACVRKGFLDWLDASEADLIGLQEVRALPEQLTRASREPEGWHTYFNPAERKGYSGVGIYSRTPLDSVLNSVDVEAFDVEGRVQIAQVGKLKILNVYFPNGSGKNRDLSRIPYKLDFYKHLREMLAEGLASGERILVMGDFNTAHRAIDLARPKSNEATSGFRPEEREELDRWLDAGWVDTFRAVHGDVEERYTWWSQRGDVRARNVGWRIDYIYASPAAMEFVVDARIHDQVMGSDHCPISVTLDPAILAE; encoded by the coding sequence TTGAAAGTCTACAGCTGGAACGTCAATGGGCTGCGCGCCTGTGTCCGCAAAGGTTTCCTCGATTGGCTCGATGCGAGTGAGGCTGATCTGATCGGCCTCCAGGAAGTTCGCGCACTTCCCGAGCAACTTACACGCGCCAGCCGCGAGCCGGAGGGCTGGCATACCTACTTCAACCCCGCCGAACGCAAGGGCTACAGCGGTGTGGGGATCTACAGCCGCACGCCACTCGACAGCGTTCTGAACTCCGTGGACGTCGAAGCCTTCGATGTCGAGGGAAGAGTTCAGATCGCGCAGGTGGGTAAGCTAAAGATTCTCAATGTCTACTTCCCTAACGGCAGCGGTAAGAACCGTGACCTCAGCCGCATCCCCTACAAGCTCGACTTCTACAAGCACCTCCGTGAGATGCTCGCTGAGGGCCTGGCCAGCGGAGAGCGCATCCTGGTGATGGGCGACTTTAACACCGCGCATCGCGCCATCGATCTCGCGCGGCCAAAGTCCAATGAAGCCACAAGCGGTTTTCGTCCTGAAGAACGCGAGGAGCTCGACCGATGGCTCGACGCCGGGTGGGTCGACACCTTTCGCGCGGTCCACGGCGACGTCGAAGAGCGCTACACCTGGTGGAGTCAGCGTGGCGATGTGCGTGCCCGCAACGTAGGCTGGCGCATCGACTACATCTACGCCTCTCCGGCCGCGATGGAGTTTGTCGTCGACGCCCGCATCCACGATCAGGTCATGGGATCCGACCACTGCCCGATCAGCGTCACCCTCGACCCGGCGATTCTCGCGGAATGA
- a CDS encoding M20/M25/M40 family metallo-hydrolase produces MKTLWIRAAMLIGLVVTALLAVAIVRAALLSPSTEPAELDPPSLSDELAPITRLAQALTIPTTSPTPDTPDLEHFRELHRQLEEWFPRVHSRASKEVINDATLLFTIPGSEPDLPAVAFLAHQDVVPVEAGTESDWTHPPFAGAVEDGYVWGRGALDNKHNVMALMEALEQQLERGKEPRHTLHLIFGHDEEVGGTRGARVVAQRFQADGVKLAAVYDEGLIIADGIVPGIEGAIALVGITEKGYVTIELTASSEGGHASMPPKELAALKLARALERIHQHPMPAAIDGPTRMMFEEAAPHMDFGMRLVFGNLWLTEPLVIAQMAKSPSTHAALRTTFAPTMLRASPRENVLPQQATATLNIRIHPRDSIASVIAHINEVVDDPEISVTPVGEMRAEPGPLASMESQGFLALRDAVHEVFGPIPVAPNMLIAAADGRHFTSLTPNVFRFQAVALTARDLERIHGTDERIATEAYLDLVRFYVQLLQKW; encoded by the coding sequence ATGAAGACCCTGTGGATTCGCGCCGCGATGCTCATCGGCCTTGTCGTGACGGCACTTCTTGCCGTCGCAATCGTGCGTGCCGCTCTACTCAGTCCCTCCACCGAGCCCGCCGAGCTTGACCCTCCGTCCCTCTCCGACGAACTCGCTCCGATCACCCGACTCGCCCAGGCATTGACCATCCCCACCACCTCGCCGACCCCGGATACCCCCGATCTGGAACACTTCCGGGAGCTCCATCGTCAGCTTGAGGAGTGGTTCCCGCGCGTTCACTCGCGGGCATCAAAAGAAGTTATCAACGACGCCACCCTTCTGTTTACCATCCCGGGCTCAGAGCCGGATCTTCCGGCGGTCGCGTTCCTTGCACACCAGGACGTGGTCCCGGTCGAGGCCGGCACCGAGAGCGATTGGACACATCCTCCTTTTGCGGGCGCAGTTGAGGACGGCTACGTCTGGGGCCGCGGGGCTCTCGATAACAAACACAACGTGATGGCTTTGATGGAGGCGTTGGAGCAGCAGCTCGAACGCGGCAAAGAGCCCCGTCATACCCTTCACCTGATCTTCGGACACGACGAAGAGGTGGGCGGCACCCGGGGCGCCCGCGTGGTCGCACAGAGATTCCAGGCCGATGGCGTAAAACTTGCCGCTGTCTACGACGAGGGCCTGATCATCGCCGATGGCATCGTCCCCGGTATTGAGGGGGCCATCGCTCTGGTGGGGATCACCGAGAAGGGCTACGTCACGATCGAACTCACCGCCTCATCCGAAGGTGGGCACGCCTCCATGCCGCCGAAGGAGCTCGCTGCGCTCAAGCTGGCCCGCGCGCTGGAGCGAATTCATCAGCATCCGATGCCCGCGGCCATCGACGGTCCCACGCGCATGATGTTCGAGGAGGCCGCTCCCCATATGGACTTCGGGATGCGCCTGGTTTTTGGAAACCTCTGGCTGACCGAGCCCCTGGTGATTGCGCAGATGGCGAAAAGCCCCTCGACGCACGCCGCGCTCAGAACCACGTTTGCGCCTACCATGCTGCGCGCAAGCCCCCGTGAAAACGTGTTGCCGCAGCAGGCCACCGCCACGCTCAACATTCGAATTCATCCCCGCGACTCCATCGCCTCCGTGATCGCTCATATCAATGAGGTCGTCGACGACCCGGAGATTTCCGTAACACCGGTCGGGGAGATGCGCGCCGAGCCGGGGCCTCTCGCATCGATGGAGAGCCAGGGGTTTCTGGCCCTGCGCGACGCCGTTCATGAGGTCTTCGGACCTATCCCCGTCGCCCCCAATATGTTGATCGCGGCAGCCGACGGTCGCCACTTCACCTCCCTTACCCCCAACGTCTTCCGCTTTCAGGCCGTCGCCCTGACCGCCCGAGATCTCGAACGCATCCACGGCACCGACGAGCGCATCGCCACAGAAGCCTACCTCGATCTTGTTCGCTTCTACGTGCAGCTTCTTCAAAAGTGGTGA
- a CDS encoding L-threonylcarbamoyladenylate synthase, translated as MNIIKLESDAAATAEAINESVRVLEQGGLICLPCKGTYRILADLKNEDAVMRVFQSKRRVHKAPCLVFIDKINRLHEVARDVDPAASALMKAIWPGGLTLLFEASDELPRGVVKQLTKANGKIGVRVPESTLVQKVVERFAGPVLVSSANRGNKSGESSPAQVRKNFVGRVDLFVDAGDLPQAPGSTVVDITDEEVVIIRQGAVPRARIEEVIDALDEDLDA; from the coding sequence ATGAACATCATCAAGCTGGAGTCCGACGCTGCTGCAACCGCTGAGGCCATCAATGAGTCGGTTCGTGTCCTGGAGCAGGGGGGATTGATCTGTCTTCCTTGCAAAGGCACCTATCGCATCCTGGCGGACCTCAAGAACGAAGACGCCGTCATGCGTGTCTTCCAGTCCAAGCGCCGCGTCCACAAAGCTCCCTGCCTGGTGTTCATCGATAAGATCAACCGCCTCCATGAAGTCGCCAGGGATGTCGACCCGGCTGCCAGCGCGCTGATGAAAGCCATCTGGCCCGGCGGCCTCACCCTCCTCTTTGAGGCCAGCGATGAGCTCCCCCGGGGCGTGGTCAAGCAGCTGACCAAAGCCAACGGCAAAATCGGCGTTCGCGTGCCCGAGTCGACCCTGGTCCAGAAGGTCGTCGAGCGCTTCGCCGGCCCCGTACTCGTCTCCAGCGCCAATCGCGGCAACAAGTCCGGGGAGAGCTCTCCGGCTCAGGTGAGAAAAAACTTCGTCGGGCGCGTCGATCTCTTTGTTGATGCCGGTGATCTGCCCCAGGCCCCGGGCTCAACCGTGGTCGACATCACCGACGAGGAGGTCGTGATCATCCGCCAGGGAGCCGTGCCGCGCGCGCGCATCGAAGAGGTCATCGACGCGCTCGACGAGGATCTGGACGCGTAA
- a CDS encoding CAP domain-containing protein — MRNILNFWQLAALVPVAALAIGVGCGEPDDEPLYIPDDPQELCEMACANIYETCDMNLTYTDGARMGQNACVTACVEQDYFQGEAFCAAQASCSMEALEACLPDKAPVADCSSLPDWDEELAAMEEQVVHIVNLRRAEGADCGTEGVFEPAPPVIGEGVLRCAARLHSKDMAERDYFEHVNPFTGETPFDRIDAAGYTGGTPQGENIAAGQTSAEEVMAGWMDSDGHCSNIMNPDFNELGVGVFRDRSLSNDYGIYWTQKFGRR, encoded by the coding sequence ATGCGCAACATCCTCAACTTCTGGCAGCTCGCCGCGCTCGTCCCCGTGGCTGCCCTCGCGATCGGTGTGGGCTGCGGAGAGCCCGACGATGAGCCGCTCTATATCCCGGATGACCCCCAGGAACTCTGCGAGATGGCCTGCGCCAACATCTACGAGACCTGCGACATGAACCTCACCTACACCGACGGCGCGCGTATGGGGCAAAACGCCTGCGTCACCGCCTGTGTCGAGCAAGACTACTTCCAGGGAGAGGCCTTCTGCGCCGCGCAGGCCTCCTGCTCGATGGAAGCGCTCGAGGCCTGCCTCCCCGATAAGGCCCCCGTCGCCGACTGCTCCTCGCTCCCCGACTGGGATGAGGAGCTGGCCGCGATGGAAGAGCAGGTTGTGCACATCGTAAACCTGCGACGCGCCGAAGGCGCCGACTGTGGCACCGAAGGCGTCTTCGAGCCGGCACCTCCCGTCATCGGAGAGGGCGTGCTGCGCTGCGCCGCCCGTCTGCACAGCAAAGACATGGCCGAGCGCGACTACTTCGAGCACGTCAACCCCTTCACCGGGGAGACACCCTTCGATCGCATCGATGCGGCCGGCTACACCGGCGGTACCCCGCAGGGCGAAAACATCGCCGCCGGCCAGACCAGCGCCGAAGAAGTCATGGCCGGTTGGATGGACAGCGACGGACACTGCTCCAACATCATGAACCCTGACTTCAATGAGCTGGGCGTCGGCGTCTTCCGCGACCGTAGCCTGAGCAATGACTACGGCATCTACTGGACCCAGAAGTTCGGACGGCGCTGA
- a CDS encoding ABC transporter ATP-binding protein, whose product MTWRRLFGLARPHWRPLALATLALVIGSGITLAYPQVGRVVVDEVLSEGASYDLSTVGGALLGLFLVQAVFFSLRYYLFTVVGDRVVADLRTSLYGAIIGREMAFFDRTRTGELTSRLASDTQLLQSVVTTNLSMALRYGVQALGGLVLLFVTNVRLSLVMIVVLPVVVGAAMVYGRRVRRLSREVQDAIADSTSLAEESIAGVRTVRSFGREAAERERYSEAIERSFSLAKSRAVLGGIFGGGVTFLAYATIAVIVWVGGHQVLSGAMSAGELTAYILYVLFVAVSLGVLSGLWTDFARALGAGERVFGLLDAATADRRREGSVAGSSSAVITRGHVQFNDVSFTYPTRRDSPVLRGVRFEVHPGQKLAIVGASGAGKSTIANLLSAFYAPDDGEVYVDGLTLEAYSEEALRDGIGMVAQEPVLFSGTVRENVRYGRPEADEGAIREALRAANALDFVEEFPEGLDTVVGERGVRLSGGQKQRVAIARALLKDPRVLILDEATSALDVESEALVQEALDRLMEGRTTLIIAHRLSTVARADQMIVLDRGVLVEAGSPAELIDKGGVYARMVQMQAIEDSVSKTTSW is encoded by the coding sequence ATGACGTGGCGCCGCCTCTTCGGGCTGGCTCGTCCCCACTGGCGTCCCCTGGCGCTTGCGACACTGGCGCTGGTGATCGGCTCGGGTATCACGCTGGCCTACCCCCAGGTGGGACGGGTGGTGGTGGATGAGGTGCTCTCGGAGGGAGCGAGCTACGATCTGAGCACGGTAGGCGGAGCGCTGCTGGGACTCTTCCTGGTGCAGGCGGTCTTTTTCAGCCTGCGCTACTACCTGTTCACGGTGGTGGGCGACCGAGTCGTGGCGGACCTGCGAACGTCGCTCTACGGCGCGATCATTGGCCGGGAGATGGCGTTTTTCGACCGTACGCGCACCGGCGAACTGACGAGCCGCCTGGCCAGCGACACCCAGCTTTTGCAGAGTGTCGTGACGACCAACCTTTCGATGGCGCTGCGCTACGGCGTTCAGGCGCTGGGCGGGTTGGTGCTGCTCTTTGTGACCAACGTGCGCCTCTCGCTCGTGATGATCGTGGTGCTGCCGGTGGTGGTAGGCGCAGCGATGGTCTACGGGCGACGGGTGCGACGGCTCTCACGCGAGGTGCAGGACGCGATCGCCGACTCCACCTCGCTGGCTGAGGAGAGCATCGCGGGGGTGCGCACGGTGCGCAGCTTCGGACGCGAGGCTGCCGAGCGAGAGCGCTACAGTGAGGCGATTGAGCGGAGCTTTTCTCTGGCGAAGAGCCGGGCGGTGCTGGGGGGTATCTTTGGCGGCGGCGTCACGTTTCTGGCGTACGCCACCATCGCGGTGATCGTGTGGGTGGGAGGACACCAGGTGTTGAGCGGAGCGATGAGCGCCGGGGAGCTGACCGCCTATATTCTCTACGTGCTCTTTGTGGCCGTGTCTCTCGGGGTGCTCAGCGGGCTCTGGACCGACTTCGCCCGTGCGCTGGGGGCGGGCGAACGCGTGTTCGGGCTTTTGGATGCCGCAACCGCCGACCGACGCCGCGAGGGATCCGTCGCTGGTAGCTCATCGGCGGTCATCACCCGCGGACACGTCCAGTTCAATGACGTCTCGTTTACCTATCCGACGCGACGCGACTCACCGGTTCTGAGAGGTGTGAGGTTTGAGGTGCACCCGGGGCAGAAGCTGGCGATTGTCGGCGCATCAGGAGCCGGCAAAAGCACCATCGCCAACCTTCTCTCGGCCTTCTACGCGCCGGATGACGGCGAGGTCTATGTCGATGGGTTAACGCTGGAGGCATATTCGGAGGAGGCGTTGCGCGATGGCATCGGGATGGTGGCGCAGGAGCCGGTGCTCTTCTCGGGAACGGTCCGGGAGAACGTGCGCTACGGACGGCCCGAGGCTGATGAGGGGGCGATACGCGAAGCGCTACGGGCAGCAAACGCGCTCGACTTCGTCGAGGAGTTCCCGGAAGGGTTGGATACGGTGGTCGGAGAGCGAGGTGTTCGGCTGAGCGGTGGTCAGAAGCAGCGCGTAGCGATTGCGCGAGCCCTGCTCAAAGATCCCCGTGTTTTGATTCTCGATGAAGCGACGAGCGCACTGGATGTGGAGAGTGAAGCGCTGGTCCAGGAAGCCCTCGATCGCCTGATGGAGGGTCGTACCACGTTGATCATCGCCCATCGCCTGTCGACGGTCGCGCGTGCCGATCAGATGATCGTGCTCGACCGAGGGGTATTGGTGGAGGCGGGCTCACCGGCTGAGCTGATCGACAAGGGCGGGGTTTACGCCCGTATGGTGCAGATGCAGGCCATTGAGGACTCGGTGTCAAAGACGACGAGCTGGTAG